The following nucleotide sequence is from Candidatus Thermoplasmatota archaeon.
GAATATAATTTAAAGATAGAATTAGATGCCTAAAATTTCTTCTCTCACACCAGAAAAATTAATAAAAATTCTTGAAAAGAAAGGGTTTATATTAGATAGAACAAAAGGAAGTCATCGTATCTATTATCATCCCATATTGAAAAGAAGAGTTGTTGTTCCCTTTCATAAAAAAGATCTGCCCAGAGGCACTTTATTCGAAATTTTAAAACAGGCGGGTATCAACAAAAAAGAAATTGAAGAATTGTTGTAGAGGAAAAGAAAAAATGGTTAAAGGTTGAAAATCCCTGGGAATAACTCTCTTCCAAATATTTTCGAGAGCCATTCGTTGAGTTTCTGTAGCCATAGCGAGAGAGAATTATCATAAATTTTTGGCATCGAGACTACTAAGGAATCTGACCAAGGACTTTCTAAGCCGCTTTCATCCTTTGCTTTTACCCTTATGCTATAATTACCCTTTTCGTCCCAAGCATGAGTGGACTCCATCGTTTCCCCGGATTCGTAAAGGTTAGTCCATTCGTCAACAACAAGGTCTCCATTCCAGTCCCATCCATATTTGACTTTGTCCCCATCTGGATCAATAGCTGATGTTGTATAAATATAGTCTTTTCCTACTTTTCCCTCGGTTGGACCAGATGGCTTGGCTGGTTTGTTTGGTGGATGGTTTATTATTAAGCCAAGAGAAGGATCGCCACATAAGTTAAATGCTAAAGTATTATCATAACGAGATTTATGGTTATCATAACACCATTCCTTAGATTGATAAAGAGCATCACCACATCTACAGCCTTTAGTTATAAGATATTCAAAAAAATGATAAGTGTTTGCCGAATTCCCCGTACGGAGATCGCCTGTTGTATGCCAAGTATATTGTGTCGCACCGACAAATGCAATTGCTCCTTTTTTGCTAACATATATTGTCTGGTACGTCTCTGGATGTTCCAATTTCTTTTTTATATAAGGAGGTAAAGGCATCTCTCCCTTTTTTTCCAATTCTTCCTCGCTACAAGGAAAATTGATTGAGCGCTTCCCCCGTCTTTCTTCACAATTTCTCCTTCAAATCCCTTTACGACAATTTTTGTTCCTTCTCTCACCTTTCCTTTTACCAAGCATTTGAATAGACCGTTTTCCATCCCCAACAACAGCAATTCTATTTTTCCTCCCGTAATCTTTCTCCCACGGAGCTTGGCTCGTATAACTTTCGTATCATTCAAGACCAAGACATCTCCCGG
It contains:
- a CDS encoding type II toxin-antitoxin system HicA family toxin, producing MPKISSLTPEKLIKILEKKGFILDRTKGSHRIYYHPILKRRVVVPFHKKDLPRGTLFEILKQAGINKKEIEELL
- a CDS encoding C25 family cysteine peptidase, giving the protein MEKKGEMPLPPYIKKKLEHPETYQTIYVSKKGAIAFVGATQYTWHTTGDLRTGNSANTYHFFEYLITKGCRCGDALYQSKEWCYDNHKSRYDNTLAFNLCGDPSLGLIINHPPNKPAKPSGPTEGKVGKDYIYTTSAIDPDGDKVKYGWDWNGDLVVDEWTNLYESGETMESTHAWDEKGNYSIRVKAKDESGLESPWSDSLVVSMPKIYDNSLSLWLQKLNEWLSKIFGRELFPGIFNL
- a CDS encoding S-adenosylmethionine:tRNA ribosyltransferase-isomerase encodes the protein MLIDEFDYDLPKESIAQEPLVARDKCKLMVLNGDGIEHRIFREIIEYLSPGDVLVLNDTKVIRAKLRGRKITGGKIELLLLGMENGLFKCLVKGKVREGTKIVVKGFEGEIVKKDGGSAQSIFLVARKNWKKRERCLYLLI